The DNA sequence TGAAATCGAATACAGAATGAAGCGCTTGCAAAGTTTACCGGCAAAAACGCCATATCACGCATCCATCCGCGATATGGCGCTTTCACGGGACGGACAATCCCTGCCGCCACAATCGGTGTGACGGCACAAGATTATCAAAAAAACATAACAATTGAAGCTTGTTATAGCTGGACATTTCCTCACAGTGGCGCAAATACGAGTGTTACCCCGTATTCGAGACCGATAATTACTGCACAAAACAGGCCAAGAGCGCCTGTAACTTGCTGATAAGAGTATTGTTTTGGAAAAGTGACGAAAAAATAGCACGATAGAAGGTTGCTGCACGACGGCTGCCGGCAAAGATCACAATCACCGGTGGCGGTTCTCCGCGATTTAGCGCAAGCAACAACGCCAAACAACCGATCCCACCCCGAGCCCTATGGCGGAGTTGCCCACGCAGCAAGTAATGGCCATATGCCGTAGACAAAACCGATACTAAACGGTATTGTAAAAGTCAAGCATCAACATTGACAAACAGGTCGCATAGTTATTACTATTGTTTGAGCACCAAAGAAAAACCGATCAACCAAGGAGGTTGGAATAAGGAGTTATGCCTGTCTACGAATATTGTTGTTCAGCCTGCAACCACCAGTTCGAGCTTCGTCAGAAATTTTCCGATCCGCCGGCCAGTGAATGCCCCAAGTGCGGCGGGGCCGTGCAAAAACTGATATCCTCCACCTCGTTCAGCCTGAAGGGTGATGGCTGGTTCAAAGAGGGATACTGCCACAAAGCGGATGGTCCCAAGCCCGCGGCCTGCGCAGGCGGAAGCTGTTGCGGGGGACACTGACCCCCCGGCGTTTACCTTGAAAATCCCCCGTTTGGGGGATTTTTTTTGTCGAAAATCATGTGCCGTCGCCCGACAACCCGCAAAATATCTTTACAAATCACCGGGTTGAAACGTAGTATACGCTGACGTTCCAGCCCGCGCATCACCGGGTTGTCCCCCTGGCATGGCAATGGGGCGGCAAAGAGAGCGACCAGCCGAAAACCGAACTAGCGAGAGGGACTCACATGAAAGTCAAGAAAGCGGTATTCCCGGTCGCCGGACTCGGCACCAGATTTCTACCCGCCACCAAATCCTCACCCAAGGAAATGCTGCCGTTGATCGATAAGCCGCTGGTGCAGTACGTGGTCGAGGAGGCGGTTGCTTCGGGAATCGAGCAGATTCTGTTCGTCACCGGCAGGGGCAAGCGGGCCATTGAAGACCATTTCGACATCTCCATCGAACTGGAGTCGCATCTGGAGGAACAGGGGAAACTGGCGACCCTGAAGGCAATCCGCGAAATCGCGAAGATGCTCGATATTTTCTACGTCCGCCAAAAAAAGGCGCTCGGGCTAGGGCACGCCATCCTCTGCGCCAAGGACTTTGTGGGCAACGAGCCTTTTGCCGTCCTTCTGGGTGACGATATTATCGACAGCAAACGCCCCTGTTTGCGGCAACTGCTGGATGTCTTCGAAGAGCGTGCAGGTTCGGTGCTGGCGCTTGAGCAGGTCCCCCTGGAGAATATCTCCTCCTACGGCTGCGTAAAGGCGGACCGGTTATCCGAGCGTGTCTTCAAGATCGAGGACATGGTGGAGAAGCCCAAACGGGAGGAGGCGCCTTCGGACATGGCCATTATCGGCCGTTACGTCCTGACGCCGCGGATTTTCGGGATTTTGGAGCAACAGGAACCGGGCAAGGGGGGGGAGATCCAGCTTACCGACGCCATCCTCAAACTTTCAAAGGAAGAATCGGTGTACGGCTGTCTTTTCGAGGGATTGCGCCACGACTGCGGCGACAAATTGGGCTTTCTCAAGGCCACGGTGGACATGGCCCTGAAACGGAGCGAGTTCAAGGTCGAGTTCGAGCGCTACCTGCATCAGAGACTGGCGCAGTAACTGCCGCCGCCCAGGGGAGACGCTCCGGGGCGGCACGCCCGGCCGTCTATTTCCGTTCCTTCTGCCAGACGTATTCCGGTTCGAAATAGGGGGCATAAAAACCGGGGAAGGGAAAAGGGAAGGTGATGACCTCGCCCACGCCGCTCAACGTTCTGACCAGCGTCATGCCGATCCCCTTGAGAGGCCCGACGGTGAGTCCCATCCCGACCCCATCCTCGTGAAAAGTCTGATAGACCTGCTTCGGCAACTCCCACCATCCCAGAGTAACATTGGATACCCCGCGAACCATCTTGACAGACATCCCCCCGACCACCTCCTGGGGTGTCGAGGTCTCCACCGTTTTGAACTGGTCCGTGGCGCGGGACGGTTGCGCACAGAGGCTTACCGCCAGGAGGAGGCCCGCTGCCGTCAGGGAACGAATCCGCCGCATGCTAGTGCGCCTCCTGCTGGGAAGGCTCCGTAACGCTTTGGGAGGAAACTGCCGACGTATCCCGTTTGGGCTCCCACCCTTCCCACACGTAGGCCGGGTCGATCATGGGGTCGTAGTAACCGGGTTGGGGGACAAGGAAAAAAACCGCCTCCGTCACGCCGATGAATCCCCGGTACAGCGTCATGCCGATCCCCTTGAGCGGACCGACGACATACCCGACCTTTCCCATATCGCGGACGGTCAGTACCGACTGCTTGGGGATTTCGACAATGCTGGTGGCAAAATTGGTTACGCCGCGGGTAAATTTGACGGCCATCTTTTCGGCGATCATCTCAGGCTGCTGATCGGCTCGGGCCATAACCGGAACCGTCAGTACGACGGCCAGTAGCATAACGGAAAGCAGCAGGTTCGTCTTCATGGCATCTCCTTTTGTCCGCGATTACTGTCTTTATTAGCCTCTTACCACAAACGACCTCTGCATGCAAGAAGGTTCACAAGTCGAAAAGCGTTGGCTCCTTGGGGAGATATGGCTCGAAACGCCGTTTGAGATGGCGCAGCTTATCGACGTAGTAGGGGATGTTAATGTCGGGGCGCTCGGGGACGAAAGCGCTCACGGGGCGGCAATGCTCGTACGCCGTCGCGTCCCGGCCCGACCCGCCGACATAGTAGCTCACCTGATCCCCGGCCCGGTAGACGCGCTGCGATGCCAGGGCGATCTCGAAGGCGGCGGCAGGGTTGCGCCGCCCCTTTTCGACCTTCTCCCGGTAGGTGGCCGGCGACTCGTTGAGCGTCTCGGTGCGGGCAACCCATGCCACATCCAGATCCCTGGACCGAAGGCGGGTCAGATACCCCTGGTACAGCCGCTCTATATCCGCCGATGAGCCGGTCAAGAGCAGCGTAATGGCGTCACGCATGAACTCCCGCAGGTAACGTTCCAGCCCCCGGGAACGGAGCCCGCTCCCCCTGATGACGACCCGGCCGCCGTAGTCCAGGAGGGCGTAGTTCTTGGCCTTGTAGGCGAACATGGACCGGTACCTGCCGTCCATCTCCACCTCGATCCCTTCGGGAACCCCCCGGGATACCCGTTCCACGAGGGCCGCCTCGTCGGCCTCCGTAACGCACGAGTCCGGCGGCCTGAAGTAGATCCCGTCCGTATCCACCTCCACCGGCACCGCCCCCTCCGCCTTCAGCAACGCGATCATGCTCCTGATGGTCAGACGCCCCAGGCGGGTGACCTCGGCAGCGGCCTCGGGGTCGGAAAAATTATGGAGCGGAGCCCCCAGGTAGCCGAAAAACGAATTGATCAGCACCTTGAAGACCTGTTGCAGGGCATCGTAGTAGTGACGCTCGCTCTCGGCGGCGCTCTCCCGGGCGGCCCGCTTTGCCTCCAGCCGGAAGCGGCGCAGCTCCGCCAGCATCGGGAGGAAAAGCCCCAGGGTATCCTTGACCGGGCCGAGCCGGTAGGCCAGCATCAGGGAGGGGTAGAGCGACGCCACGTCACAATGGACGATCGGCCCCGAGACTCCCTGCACCGCACTCTCCGTGTATCCCCCCTCGAAGGCGGGCGCTTCGCCGGTGCGTTGGGGGATGGCATGGCCACGGTGCAGATACTCCCGCAGAAACAGCGCATTGATCCGGGTTGCGTTGCCCCGCAGGGGGCAGTTCTGAAAGGAGTAGGGGAAGATGCGGGTCTGCAGGAACCAGGGGTAGCCCAGCAGGCGGAACAGAGCCAGGGTCTCGCGTACATCGTCCAGGTTATAGCGGTAGAGCAACTCCGGGTCGTGGTCGAAGGTTGCGGCAATCCCGTTCCCCTCCAGATAGACCCGTTCGTCCGCGGCGATGCCGAAATGCCGGGCCACCTGTTTCAGGCCGTGGCTTTCCAGGCTGCGCAGCGAGATGTCGTAGAGCTGCACCAGAAAATAGGTATCGATGATATGACGGCCGTACACATCCCACCGCGGATAGTCGATGACCTTCTCCGCCAGGGCCCAGCGGGAATTGGCCGTGATGTGGGGGGCGGCACCGTTACGGCCCCAGGTGAGGCGGATGCCGTGCAGCGCGGCGCGCGTGGCGATGTACTCCAGGTCGAACCGGAAGATGTTGTGGCCGATGATGACATCCGGGTCGCAGGTCCGGATCGCCTCGTTGAGCGCCCGGAGCATGGCCGGCTCGTCGAGCAGGTCGCCGCGCAGCACGGTTTCCTGGCCGTGGGAATCCTTGAGGGCGATGGAGACGATCCGGTCTTCCCGGCGTTTTGGGTTCGAAAACTCGAACCCCTCGGCGCAGTAGGTTTCTATGTCCAGCGCCAGGCAGCGCAGGTCGCCGAACTCCAGTCCCTTGAACAGCGTAGCGCCGGTGGCCAGCAGGTACTGATGGGAAAGGTCGGAGATGAACAGGTAGGGGGCAGCGGCGCTGCCGGCCGGCACCCCGGTTTTGGCGGCCAGGAAGTCCCGCGCCGTCAGGCAATCGCCCCACGAATCGAACAGGAGCTGGAACCGGTAGAAATCGTCGCCCGCCAGTTGACGCACCGAGCAGGGCGCCCGGCAACCGCTCACCAGGGCCGGGTCACTGAGCAGGATGAACGGGCGGAACGGCTCGTCATGGAACTGAACGCCGTGGCCCGTCCTGAAGAAGAGGCGCATAAACGGACCCGCCGGCTCCACGGCAATGATGCCGGTCCGGTTGTCATGGCCGAACAGTAACGGGTTATGTCCCATATCGCTCATCTGCATGGCGGCGACTCTCTCTAAGAGGTTGTTGAAAAACAGCATCTCGCCGCCGTCCTCGAAGTCCCTTTGTGCGGCGTAGCGCTGCTACGCCTCCGCGGGGCTTGTCTAGCGGGTGCGACGATCTGACTATTTTTGAACAACCTGGGCTTTTCAACAGCCTACAAGTGTGCCGTGGTTACTGGCGGCTGAACAAAAAAGGCGCAGCAAGAATGCCGCGCCTTTTCACGAATGGTGCCCTCATGGCCACGGGAGGATTGTTGCGTCTCTTAGCGGGCACCGGGTACACAGCATGCTCCCATGCTATTTGGCGTGTTTGGCAAGGTAGGTGGCAACCCCTTCCTCTGTCGCCTTCATGGCTTCGTCGCCTTCCTGCCAGTTGGCCGGGCAGACCTGGTCGCCGTGGGTTTCGACGAACTGGAGGGCATCCACCATGCGCAGTGCCTCAGCCACATTGCGGCCCAACGGCAGGTCGTTGATGACCGCGTGGCGGATGACGCCCTTGGTATCGATCAGGAAGAGGCCGCGCAGGGCAACGGATTCGTTGAAAAGGATGCCGTATTCCCTGGCGATGTTCTTGTTCAGGTCGGATACCAGCGGATACTGGATATTGCCGATGCCGCCATCCTCGACCGGGGTGTTTTTCCAGGCCAGGTGGGTGAATTTGGAGTCTATGGAGACGCCGATCACCTCGGTGTTGCGCTTTTTGAACTCATCCAGCTTCTTGTTGAAGGCCAGGATCTCGGACGGGCAGACAAAGGTGAAGTCCAGCGGGTAGAAAAACAGGATGACATTTTTGCCCTTGAGGCTGGATATGGTGATCTGACCGAAGGTATTGTCGGGCATGACCGCATCGGCGGTGAAATCGGGGGCTTGTTGGGTGACGAGAGTAGCGACAGGCATGGGATTCTCTCCTTTTTTGGAATAGTTACATCGAATGTGTAACTAATACCAGCCAATCCGGCACCTGTCAAGAAGATAAAAATAGTCTTTTAGTCTTTTTAATGCCGAAGACGCTGTGAAACCGGCAATCTATCGGTTGTCATTGGAAAGCGGGTGACAAAAATGTTCTTGACTCTTTGCTTCAAGCGATTTAGTTTAACATTAAATCGTTTAGCACTAATCAAATGTGAGACCTGCGGGCGATGAGGAACTGCTGCTTACGGCGGGCAGGGAAACAGCGGTACTCCTGCTGTCGATCCGACCGGGCTCGGAAGCACGCTTTCAACAATCAAAAAAGGAGATGTTGTATGCAGAGTTCATTTTGGGATGCCGTAAAGACGAGAAGATCCTACTACACTATCAGCAAAGAACGCGTCGCCACTGATGAGCGGATCGAGGAGATCGTGGGGGAGGCGGTGAAGCATGTGCCGTCATCGTTCAATTCGCAGAGCGCCCGGGTGGTCATCCTCCTTGGCGAACAGCATGATCGCTTGTGGGATCTGACCAAGGACGAATTGCGGAAGATTGTGCCGCCGGAGAGTTTTCCTGCCACTGAAGGCAAGATTGATGGAGCGTTTCGCAGCGGCTACGGTTCGATTCTCTATTTTGAAGAGACCAGCGTCATCGAGGGATTGCAGCAGAAGTTCCCGTTATACAAGGACAACTTCCCCGTCTGGTCCAACCAGTCCTCCGGCATGTTGCAGTTTGCCATCTGGACGGCTTTGGAGATCGAGGGATTCGGCGCCACATTGCAGCATTACAATCCGGTTATCGACGAGGCGGTAAAAACCGCCTGGAACATCCCGGCGACATGGAAACTGATGGCCCAGATGCCGTTCGGCAAGCCGGTTTCCCAGCCTGATGAGAAAGAGTTCCAACCTTGTGCGGAGCGGATAAGACTATTCAAATAGCTTTTGCAGCTACCACGATAAAGGAGCATAATGCCATGGCACCAGAAACCGGAAATGATACCTGCAGCGCTCGTGAGGAACACCAAGGCCACCTCTGCGAATTGGAAAGCCAGCAGGAGTGGGACATTATCAAACAGGTCACGGACCACCCCGCCGTTAGGTGCGAGAACTGCGGCAACGTGGCAAATTCCCCCAGAAACGTCTGCATGCCTACAGATTTATAGGGATAGCCGGTTACGGTTTCCCTCTGGCACGCCGTGCGGTAAAAACCGCCTCACGGCCAGCACTATAAAATCACCTGCAAGGAAAAGGAGAGTGTCATGAAGAAATTCGTCTGTACCATCTGCGGCTATGTTCACGAGGGGGATGCTCCACCGGCCGAGTGTCCCCAATGCAAGGCTCCGGCGGAGAAATTCGTCCTGAAAGACGACCTCGACCTTAGCTGGGCCGACGAACACCGGATCGGTGTCGCACAAGGAGTCGATCAGGAGATTATCGAAGGTCTCAGAAGCAACTTCATGGGCGAATGCACCGAAGTCGGCATGTATCTGGCCATGAGTCGTCAGGCTGACCGCGAAGGACATCCCGAAGTTGCCGAGGCCTATAAACGGATCGCTTTCGAGGAAGCAGAGCATGCCGCCAAGTTTGCCGAGTTGCTGGGAGAAGTCGTCAAAGCCGACACCAAGGCAAACCTTACGGTGCGTATTGAAGCCGAAAACGGGGCCTGCAAGGGCAAAAAAGAGTTGGCGACCAAGGCCAAGCAACTCAATTACGATGCCATTCATGACACCGTTCATGAGATGTGCAAGGACGAGGCCCGCCACGGGCAAGTCTTCGCCGGGCTGTTGAAACGCTACTTCTGAGATGTTCCCAAGGTTTCTGCCCGGGTAAAATCACGTACCCCGGACAGTGCCACGGTATCTCTCTCCTGATGTTGCCTAGCCCAACCGAGAGGAGCAAGAAGCCCCGACTCCGGGTCTCTTGCTCCTCTCATGACATAACAATTTCTGCAACCACGCCTACCCCTGGGGAACCGGCTGCATCGGCGTGACGAATCGTTCCATAACCCAGCCGCGCTCGCCGTTCGTCAACTCCACATAGTACCAGTCCGGCACCTTGCCGAGCACATTCAGCACCGTTCCCCGGCCGACCTCGGTCAGGATATCCTGCTCCAGGCTCGGGCCGCTG is a window from the Oryzomonas sagensis genome containing:
- a CDS encoding exosortase system-associated protein, TIGR04073 family, with protein sequence MKTNLLLSVMLLAVVLTVPVMARADQQPEMIAEKMAVKFTRGVTNFATSIVEIPKQSVLTVRDMGKVGYVVGPLKGIGMTLYRGFIGVTEAVFFLVPQPGYYDPMIDPAYVWEGWEPKRDTSAVSSQSVTEPSQQEAH
- a CDS encoding exosortase system-associated protein, TIGR04073 family, whose protein sequence is MRRIRSLTAAGLLLAVSLCAQPSRATDQFKTVETSTPQEVVGGMSVKMVRGVSNVTLGWWELPKQVYQTFHEDGVGMGLTVGPLKGIGMTLVRTLSGVGEVITFPFPFPGFYAPYFEPEYVWQKERK
- a CDS encoding NADH peroxidase, which translates into the protein MKKFVCTICGYVHEGDAPPAECPQCKAPAEKFVLKDDLDLSWADEHRIGVAQGVDQEIIEGLRSNFMGECTEVGMYLAMSRQADREGHPEVAEAYKRIAFEEAEHAAKFAELLGEVVKADTKANLTVRIEAENGACKGKKELATKAKQLNYDAIHDTVHEMCKDEARHGQVFAGLLKRYF
- a CDS encoding nitroreductase family protein, whose translation is MQSSFWDAVKTRRSYYTISKERVATDERIEEIVGEAVKHVPSSFNSQSARVVILLGEQHDRLWDLTKDELRKIVPPESFPATEGKIDGAFRSGYGSILYFEETSVIEGLQQKFPLYKDNFPVWSNQSSGMLQFAIWTALEIEGFGATLQHYNPVIDEAVKTAWNIPATWKLMAQMPFGKPVSQPDEKEFQPCAERIRLFK
- a CDS encoding peroxiredoxin; this encodes MPVATLVTQQAPDFTADAVMPDNTFGQITISSLKGKNVILFFYPLDFTFVCPSEILAFNKKLDEFKKRNTEVIGVSIDSKFTHLAWKNTPVEDGGIGNIQYPLVSDLNKNIAREYGILFNESVALRGLFLIDTKGVIRHAVINDLPLGRNVAEALRMVDALQFVETHGDQVCPANWQEGDEAMKATEEGVATYLAKHAK
- a CDS encoding FmdB family zinc ribbon protein, whose amino-acid sequence is MPVYEYCCSACNHQFELRQKFSDPPASECPKCGGAVQKLISSTSFSLKGDGWFKEGYCHKADGPKPAACAGGSCCGGH
- the galU gene encoding UTP--glucose-1-phosphate uridylyltransferase GalU — encoded protein: MKVKKAVFPVAGLGTRFLPATKSSPKEMLPLIDKPLVQYVVEEAVASGIEQILFVTGRGKRAIEDHFDISIELESHLEEQGKLATLKAIREIAKMLDIFYVRQKKALGLGHAILCAKDFVGNEPFAVLLGDDIIDSKRPCLRQLLDVFEERAGSVLALEQVPLENISSYGCVKADRLSERVFKIEDMVEKPKREEAPSDMAIIGRYVLTPRIFGILEQQEPGKGGEIQLTDAILKLSKEESVYGCLFEGLRHDCGDKLGFLKATVDMALKRSEFKVEFERYLHQRLAQ
- a CDS encoding DNA polymerase domain-containing protein — encoded protein: MQMSDMGHNPLLFGHDNRTGIIAVEPAGPFMRLFFRTGHGVQFHDEPFRPFILLSDPALVSGCRAPCSVRQLAGDDFYRFQLLFDSWGDCLTARDFLAAKTGVPAGSAAAPYLFISDLSHQYLLATGATLFKGLEFGDLRCLALDIETYCAEGFEFSNPKRREDRIVSIALKDSHGQETVLRGDLLDEPAMLRALNEAIRTCDPDVIIGHNIFRFDLEYIATRAALHGIRLTWGRNGAAPHITANSRWALAEKVIDYPRWDVYGRHIIDTYFLVQLYDISLRSLESHGLKQVARHFGIAADERVYLEGNGIAATFDHDPELLYRYNLDDVRETLALFRLLGYPWFLQTRIFPYSFQNCPLRGNATRINALFLREYLHRGHAIPQRTGEAPAFEGGYTESAVQGVSGPIVHCDVASLYPSLMLAYRLGPVKDTLGLFLPMLAELRRFRLEAKRAARESAAESERHYYDALQQVFKVLINSFFGYLGAPLHNFSDPEAAAEVTRLGRLTIRSMIALLKAEGAVPVEVDTDGIYFRPPDSCVTEADEAALVERVSRGVPEGIEVEMDGRYRSMFAYKAKNYALLDYGGRVVIRGSGLRSRGLERYLREFMRDAITLLLTGSSADIERLYQGYLTRLRSRDLDVAWVARTETLNESPATYREKVEKGRRNPAAAFEIALASQRVYRAGDQVSYYVGGSGRDATAYEHCRPVSAFVPERPDINIPYYVDKLRHLKRRFEPYLPKEPTLFDL